Proteins encoded together in one Gemmatimonadaceae bacterium window:
- a CDS encoding class I SAM-dependent methyltransferase, giving the protein MKTNKPWWATQFDTQYLHEYEPLFDLTQDRREVARLLEVLELPSGARILDCPCGQGRHAHLLAEAGFDVDALDYSNELLAVARKRGTGKTLRYTQGDMRKLPARWTGRFDAVVNLFTSFGFFDDPRDDLRVLEQFARVLKPGGVLIWHGGARDGVMAKFLTRDWWSAADGTLFGQERSFDPLSGFLEITSTWRGPKGHGERSHRIRLYTASELAGRLRDVGLVVEQAFDSWADRPLSRKSSEMLLVARKES; this is encoded by the coding sequence ATGAAGACGAACAAGCCCTGGTGGGCCACCCAGTTCGACACCCAGTACCTCCACGAGTACGAGCCCCTCTTCGATCTCACCCAGGATCGACGCGAGGTGGCCCGGTTGCTCGAGGTCCTCGAGCTGCCCAGCGGCGCCCGGATTCTCGACTGTCCGTGCGGTCAGGGGCGCCATGCCCACCTGCTCGCCGAAGCCGGCTTCGATGTGGACGCGCTCGACTACTCGAACGAGCTACTGGCCGTGGCCCGCAAGCGCGGCACGGGCAAGACGTTGCGCTACACGCAGGGGGACATGCGCAAGCTGCCCGCCCGTTGGACCGGCCGCTTTGACGCCGTCGTCAACCTGTTCACCAGCTTCGGCTTCTTTGATGATCCCCGCGATGACCTTCGGGTGCTCGAACAGTTCGCCCGGGTCCTCAAGCCGGGGGGCGTGCTGATCTGGCACGGCGGCGCCCGGGACGGGGTGATGGCCAAGTTTCTGACCCGGGATTGGTGGAGCGCCGCCGACGGGACCCTGTTCGGGCAGGAGCGCAGCTTCGACCCCCTCTCGGGGTTCCTCGAGATCACGAGCACCTGGCGGGGCCCCAAGGGGCACGGCGAACGGTCGCACCGGATTCGGCTCTACACGGCCTCCGAGCTCGCCGGCCGCCTCCGGGACGTCGGCCTCGTGGTCGAACAGGCCTTCGACAGCTGGGCGGACCGCCCGCTGAGCCGGAAATCCAGCGAGATGCTGCTAGTCGCGCGTAAGGAAAGCTGA
- a CDS encoding BLUF domain-containing protein — MPLVRLLYASDAVGILPYSTLVGIMTHAQQRNPTRGITGMLCYGSGQFLQVLEGDREPVNRLYHAIARDTRHERCELLSVSEVDRRDFPEWSMKVVNWEDGDAARRRALLEGETGSAVFNPRALSADQAISFLRHLAELERELASE, encoded by the coding sequence GTGCCTCTCGTTCGATTGCTTTATGCCAGCGATGCCGTCGGCATCCTGCCCTACAGCACGCTCGTCGGGATCATGACCCACGCGCAGCAGCGCAATCCGACGCGTGGCATTACCGGCATGCTCTGCTATGGCTCCGGCCAGTTCCTGCAGGTGCTTGAGGGAGACCGGGAGCCGGTGAATCGACTCTACCACGCCATTGCCCGCGACACGCGGCATGAGCGCTGTGAACTGTTGAGCGTGAGCGAGGTCGACCGGCGGGACTTCCCGGAGTGGTCGATGAAGGTGGTGAACTGGGAGGACGGCGATGCGGCCCGTCGCCGGGCGCTGCTTGAGGGGGAGACGGGGAGCGCGGTGTTCAATCCGCGCGCGCTGTCGGCCGATCAGGCCATCAGCTTCCTGCGGCATCTCGCCGAGCTGGAACGGGAACTGGCCAGCGAGTAA
- a CDS encoding cobalamin B12-binding domain-containing protein: MTRPIRVLVAKPGLDGHDRGAKVVAAALRDAGMEVIYTGLHQTPEMIATAAVQEDVDVVGLSILSGAHMTLFPRVRDLLIEAGRDDVLLTGGGIIPKEDMDALQAQGVARLFGPGTSTQELVDYIREWFAARQQSAGAGA; the protein is encoded by the coding sequence ATGACCCGACCCATTCGTGTGCTGGTGGCCAAGCCTGGCCTCGACGGGCACGACCGCGGCGCCAAGGTCGTAGCGGCTGCCCTGCGCGACGCCGGCATGGAAGTGATCTATACCGGCCTGCATCAGACCCCCGAGATGATCGCCACCGCCGCCGTGCAGGAAGACGTCGACGTGGTCGGCCTGTCGATCCTGTCCGGCGCGCACATGACGCTCTTTCCGCGCGTGCGCGATCTGCTGATCGAAGCCGGCCGCGATGATGTGCTGCTGACCGGCGGCGGCATCATCCCCAAGGAAGACATGGACGCGCTGCAGGCGCAGGGCGTGGCCCGTCTCTTCGGCCCGGGCACGAGCACGCAGGAGCTCGTCGACTACATCCGCGAGTGGTTCGCGGCGCGCCAGCAGAGCGCTGGCGCTGGAGCGTGA
- a CDS encoding BLUF domain-containing protein — translation MHLIRLVYVSEGLPGMPWDDLRQILTEATTHNARRGITGILCYGSGLFLQALEGDRDVVNQLYAGIQRDTRHANCALLNVEDIHTRDFAEWSMKYVGWDVDATAQRRELLLRHSGSIDFDPRTMTGRQALEFLRELSASERLTPPKAA, via the coding sequence ATGCACCTCATTCGGCTCGTCTACGTTAGTGAAGGCCTCCCCGGCATGCCCTGGGATGACCTCCGCCAGATCCTCACTGAAGCGACCACCCACAACGCGCGCCGCGGAATCACCGGCATCCTCTGTTACGGGTCGGGGTTGTTTCTTCAGGCGCTCGAAGGGGATCGCGACGTCGTCAATCAGCTGTACGCCGGGATCCAGCGCGACACGCGTCATGCGAACTGCGCGCTGTTGAATGTCGAGGACATTCATACGCGCGATTTCGCCGAGTGGTCGATGAAATACGTCGGGTGGGACGTCGATGCGACTGCGCAACGGCGTGAGCTCCTGCTCCGGCACTCCGGCTCCATCGACTTCGACCCGCGCACCATGACGGGGCGGCAAGCGCTGGAGTTCCTCCGCGAGCTGTCCGCCAGCGAGCGCCTGACGCCGCCCAAGGCCGCGTAG
- a CDS encoding acyl-CoA carboxylase subunit beta, producing MSGRLRQLADEVRALEARLREGGGADKAARQHKQGKLTARERVEQLADPDTPFLEIGLLVAYDRYDGQAPAAGVITGIAMVEGRECVVVANDATVKAGSWWPETITKILRAQEVAMRCRIPIIYLVDSAGVNLPYQGGVFPGQYGAARIFYYNSIMRRYLRIPQIAAVMGQCVAGGAYLPALSDVILMVKGTSFMGLGGPNLVKGATGQTVDGETLGGAITHTEISGVAHYALDDDPSCLRKIRELVARLPRPQQQGTTTGWRPPAEPPSTLYDLLPADHRMQYDMHALLKAVLDDGALDEFQPNLAKEMICGDARIEGIQVGVIANQRGLIKGRPGERPRFGGIIYAESAEKVAYFIERCDKQGIPILFVQDVSGFMVGPDAEHDGIIRAGAHFVEAMACARVPKIVLTVNHASGAGYYAMAGQGFDPDFILSWPTGRMAVMEGEAAVQAVHGPALDAAKKAGTAPAPEVLEAVEAMRADYEEQLDARYAAARGFVDTIVYPEDTRTMLAMALRAANQNHGPHLGAFVLPPMPSVGGA from the coding sequence GTGAGCGGCCGACTTCGCCAGCTCGCTGACGAGGTCCGCGCGCTGGAAGCCCGCCTCCGGGAAGGAGGCGGGGCCGACAAGGCTGCACGGCAGCACAAGCAGGGCAAGCTCACGGCGCGGGAGCGCGTCGAGCAGCTGGCCGATCCGGACACCCCGTTTCTCGAGATCGGGCTCCTGGTCGCGTATGATCGCTACGACGGACAGGCGCCCGCCGCCGGGGTGATCACCGGCATCGCCATGGTCGAGGGCCGCGAATGCGTGGTCGTGGCCAACGACGCGACCGTGAAGGCCGGCTCGTGGTGGCCGGAGACGATCACCAAGATTCTCCGCGCGCAGGAAGTCGCGATGCGCTGCCGCATCCCGATCATCTACCTCGTGGACTCGGCCGGCGTGAACCTCCCCTATCAGGGTGGCGTGTTCCCCGGGCAGTACGGCGCGGCACGCATTTTCTACTACAACTCCATCATGCGCCGGTATCTGCGCATTCCGCAGATCGCCGCCGTGATGGGGCAGTGCGTCGCCGGCGGGGCGTATCTCCCCGCACTCAGCGATGTGATCCTGATGGTGAAGGGCACGTCGTTCATGGGGCTCGGCGGCCCCAATCTCGTGAAGGGCGCCACCGGCCAGACGGTCGATGGCGAAACGCTCGGCGGCGCGATCACGCATACCGAGATTTCTGGCGTGGCGCACTACGCGCTCGATGATGACCCGAGCTGCCTGCGCAAAATTCGCGAACTCGTCGCGCGACTGCCGCGTCCGCAGCAACAGGGTACGACGACGGGCTGGCGTCCACCGGCCGAGCCGCCGTCAACGCTGTACGATCTGCTGCCGGCCGACCATCGCATGCAGTACGACATGCACGCGTTGCTCAAGGCGGTGCTCGACGATGGCGCGCTTGACGAATTCCAGCCGAATCTCGCCAAGGAGATGATTTGCGGCGACGCGCGCATCGAAGGCATCCAGGTGGGCGTCATCGCCAACCAGCGCGGCCTCATCAAGGGCCGTCCCGGTGAGCGGCCGCGATTTGGCGGCATCATCTACGCCGAGAGTGCCGAGAAGGTCGCGTACTTCATCGAGCGATGCGACAAGCAGGGCATTCCCATTCTCTTCGTGCAGGACGTTTCGGGCTTCATGGTGGGCCCCGACGCCGAGCATGATGGGATCATTCGCGCCGGCGCGCACTTCGTGGAAGCGATGGCCTGCGCGCGCGTCCCCAAGATCGTGCTCACGGTGAACCACGCGAGTGGGGCCGGCTACTACGCCATGGCCGGGCAGGGGTTCGACCCTGATTTCATCCTGTCCTGGCCGACCGGTCGCATGGCCGTGATGGAGGGCGAGGCGGCGGTGCAGGCGGTGCACGGGCCGGCGCTCGATGCGGCGAAGAAAGCGGGGACGGCCCCCGCGCCCGAGGTGCTCGAGGCCGTCGAGGCGATGCGCGCCGATTACGAAGAACAGCTCGACGCGCGTTATGCGGCCGCGCGCGGGTTCGTCGATACGATTGTCTATCCCGAGGACACGCGCACCATGCTCGCCATGGCGCTCCGTGCCGCCAACCAGAACCACGGACCGCACCTCGGCGCCTTTGTGCTGCCGCCGATGCCGTCCGTTGGAGGGGCGTGA
- a CDS encoding DUF1446 domain-containing protein: MSKKDVVRVASGQGFWGDWLEAPRRQVDGGPVDYLMLDYLAEVTMSILQKQKERDPKMGYARDFIGAMESVFPAVAERGVKVIANAGGVNPVACADAVLAAADKAGVRGKIRIGVVTGDDILGRLDELLAAGHELKNMDTGEPLANIRDRVLSANAYIGSTPIVEALERGANVVVIGRSTDTALTMAPLRHEFGWAADDWNKMAAGIVAGHILECGAQCSGGNCLHEWRTIPDLANVGYPIAEARADGSFVITKHPGTGGRVSVPSVSEQLVYEMGDPHAYITPDVVADFTSIHLAADGDNRVKVHGITGGPPTPFLKVSIAYRAGYKAVGSLVYSWPDAMEKAQLADRVLRERLDNLGLKFDQVLSEFVGATATHGSLAGDGLDAPEVQYRIGVRGSDKAAVERFTREIAPLVLNGPPSVTGFAGGRPKVEEIVAYWPALLDKRAVSTSVAIVE; the protein is encoded by the coding sequence ATGAGCAAGAAGGACGTGGTCCGCGTAGCCAGCGGACAAGGATTCTGGGGTGATTGGCTCGAGGCCCCGCGCCGCCAGGTCGACGGCGGGCCGGTGGACTACCTCATGCTCGATTACCTCGCCGAGGTCACGATGTCCATTCTGCAGAAGCAGAAGGAGCGTGATCCGAAAATGGGCTACGCGCGCGATTTCATCGGCGCGATGGAGAGCGTGTTCCCGGCGGTGGCCGAGCGCGGGGTGAAGGTGATTGCCAACGCCGGCGGCGTGAACCCGGTCGCCTGCGCCGATGCGGTGCTGGCCGCCGCCGACAAGGCGGGCGTGCGGGGCAAGATCCGCATCGGCGTCGTGACGGGCGACGATATTCTCGGCCGTCTCGACGAACTGCTCGCCGCCGGCCACGAACTCAAGAACATGGATACCGGCGAGCCGCTCGCGAACATTCGTGATCGCGTGCTCTCGGCCAACGCGTACATCGGGTCCACGCCCATCGTGGAAGCGCTCGAGCGCGGGGCCAATGTGGTGGTCATCGGCCGCAGCACCGACACGGCGCTCACGATGGCGCCGCTACGTCACGAGTTCGGCTGGGCGGCCGATGACTGGAACAAGATGGCCGCCGGGATCGTGGCTGGGCACATCCTCGAGTGTGGTGCGCAGTGCAGCGGCGGCAATTGCCTGCACGAGTGGCGCACCATTCCCGATCTCGCGAATGTCGGCTATCCGATCGCCGAGGCGCGCGCGGACGGCTCGTTCGTCATCACGAAGCACCCGGGCACCGGCGGCCGCGTGAGCGTGCCCAGCGTGAGCGAGCAGCTCGTGTACGAGATGGGCGATCCGCATGCCTACATCACGCCCGACGTGGTCGCCGACTTCACCAGCATTCACCTCGCGGCCGACGGCGACAATCGCGTGAAGGTCCATGGCATCACCGGCGGCCCGCCGACGCCGTTCCTCAAGGTGTCCATTGCGTACCGGGCCGGCTACAAGGCGGTGGGCTCGCTCGTGTACTCGTGGCCCGACGCCATGGAGAAGGCGCAGCTCGCTGATCGCGTGCTGCGGGAACGCCTCGACAACCTCGGTCTCAAGTTCGATCAGGTGCTGAGCGAGTTCGTCGGGGCCACGGCCACGCATGGCTCGCTGGCGGGCGACGGGCTCGACGCGCCCGAAGTGCAGTACCGCATCGGGGTGCGTGGCAGCGACAAGGCCGCCGTGGAGCGCTTTACGCGCGAGATCGCGCCGCTGGTGCTCAACGGGCCGCCGAGCGTGACGGGCTTCGCCGGTGGGCGCCCGAAAGTGGAAGAAATCGTGGCCTACTGGCCCGCGCTGCTCGACAAGCGCGCCGTCTCGACCTCTGTCGCCATCGTGGAGTAA